The following coding sequences are from one Luteolibacter yonseiensis window:
- the bamA gene encoding outer membrane protein assembly factor BamA, whose amino-acid sequence MRFPTNSSFLMPRGVGQFAALTSLSVLALAGTLHAQDFEGKNISEVTIRYNGAKTVDEARLRNLMASKAGASYRAENLDNDIKSLYESGLVDDVRFLAEPSGESVKLIAEVTTRPGWGGVGFLGNSIFTDQKLAKETKLKSGGVMSDASILEARRNIEKYYQGYGYPDVTVSHRLQPTSQPGVSDLIFVIDEGAKNEVRKIRFEGNNTFTDPELRKEMKVKEKGWFSWLTKSGRFESNQLDTDLDAILDYYRSKGYLRATGKINREAVGDGRTDLVIQINEGDKYTVAGVGFGKMTVFKPEELYPSLTLVGETAYNSKKMRDDITMIRSFYGSRGYADALVTPDIRDAGPNRVNITYRVTEGSRFRVGRVNISGNTKTKDKVIRREITLKPGDQFNSVELDTTKARLENLQYFTKDSVQVSGAPGGSGYRDVNVLVEEASTGKVGVGVGFSSIDSIVGFLTLEQANFDLFNPWNFTGGGQRFSSSLRAGSERSEASISIVEPWFLDQQLALGTELFYKQSTYFSDYYEQTNFGAAISLRKPLGPKSSIKGEYRLEKVKIDSEVDSNDYKNENFPGDNGDNSALSEKNIGGDFARSALAVNYVYNSLDSTETARRGHKIDVGLTMAGGLVGGDVDTITLSMQGQKYWNLKWDSILSISGELASVDSTQGDEIPVFERMFLGGGRTLRGFEFRDVGPRDKGYTDEVYGGNSLGYVSVEYTIPIIETVRAAVFSDTGFVNSDSWDIGVNEIYSDVGIGIRLHLPISPLPLALDYAIPVATPDDEADKGGQFNFSLQTTF is encoded by the coding sequence ATGCGATTTCCTACCAACTCTTCATTTCTCATGCCGCGTGGCGTGGGGCAGTTCGCCGCTCTGACATCGCTCTCCGTCCTTGCTCTCGCAGGCACCTTGCACGCGCAGGATTTCGAGGGAAAGAACATCTCCGAGGTGACGATCCGTTACAACGGCGCGAAGACGGTGGATGAGGCGCGCCTGCGGAACCTGATGGCTTCCAAGGCTGGCGCCAGCTATCGTGCGGAGAACCTGGATAACGACATCAAATCGCTTTATGAATCCGGTCTTGTCGACGACGTGCGCTTCCTCGCGGAGCCCAGCGGCGAGAGCGTGAAACTGATCGCGGAAGTCACCACGCGTCCGGGTTGGGGCGGGGTTGGATTTTTGGGGAATTCGATTTTCACCGATCAGAAGCTGGCGAAGGAAACCAAGCTGAAAAGCGGCGGAGTCATGAGCGACGCATCGATCCTCGAGGCCCGCCGGAACATCGAAAAATATTACCAAGGTTACGGTTATCCCGACGTCACCGTGTCGCACCGCCTGCAGCCGACCAGCCAGCCGGGTGTCTCCGATCTCATCTTCGTCATCGACGAGGGAGCGAAGAACGAGGTCCGCAAGATCCGCTTCGAAGGAAACAACACCTTCACCGATCCGGAACTCCGCAAGGAGATGAAGGTGAAGGAAAAGGGCTGGTTCTCCTGGCTCACCAAGTCCGGCCGGTTCGAGTCGAACCAGCTCGACACCGACCTCGACGCCATTCTCGACTACTACCGCAGCAAGGGCTACCTGCGCGCGACGGGGAAAATCAACCGCGAAGCCGTGGGCGATGGCCGCACGGACCTTGTGATCCAGATCAACGAAGGAGATAAATACACCGTCGCGGGTGTCGGTTTCGGCAAGATGACTGTTTTCAAGCCGGAAGAGCTTTATCCGTCGCTCACTCTTGTGGGAGAGACCGCCTACAACTCGAAGAAGATGCGTGATGACATCACCATGATCCGCAGCTTCTACGGCTCGCGCGGTTATGCCGATGCCCTCGTCACCCCGGACATCCGCGATGCCGGACCAAACCGGGTGAACATCACCTACCGTGTCACCGAAGGTTCGCGTTTCCGGGTCGGCCGTGTGAACATTTCCGGAAACACCAAGACGAAGGACAAGGTCATCCGTCGGGAAATCACCCTGAAGCCGGGCGACCAGTTCAACTCGGTGGAACTGGATACCACCAAGGCCCGCCTCGAAAACCTCCAGTATTTCACCAAGGACAGCGTGCAGGTCTCGGGCGCTCCCGGCGGCTCCGGCTACCGCGATGTGAACGTGCTCGTGGAAGAAGCGTCCACCGGCAAGGTCGGCGTCGGCGTGGGTTTCAGCTCCATCGACAGCATCGTGGGCTTCCTCACGCTGGAACAGGCGAACTTCGACCTCTTCAATCCATGGAACTTCACCGGTGGCGGACAACGATTCTCGTCCAGCCTCCGTGCCGGTTCCGAGCGTTCGGAAGCAAGCATCTCGATCGTGGAGCCTTGGTTCCTCGACCAGCAACTCGCTCTCGGCACCGAGCTTTTCTACAAGCAGTCCACTTATTTCAGCGACTACTACGAGCAGACCAACTTCGGAGCCGCCATCTCCCTGCGCAAGCCGCTCGGACCTAAAAGCTCCATCAAGGGGGAATATCGCCTGGAGAAGGTGAAGATCGACTCGGAAGTGGATTCCAATGACTACAAGAACGAAAATTTCCCCGGAGACAACGGTGACAACTCGGCGCTTTCGGAGAAGAACATCGGCGGCGACTTCGCCCGCAGCGCGCTGGCGGTGAACTATGTTTACAACAGCCTGGACAGCACGGAAACCGCCCGCCGCGGACATAAGATCGACGTCGGACTCACGATGGCCGGCGGCCTTGTGGGCGGCGATGTGGACACCATCACCCTCTCGATGCAGGGCCAGAAATACTGGAACCTGAAATGGGACAGCATCCTTTCCATCAGCGGCGAGCTTGCCAGCGTGGACAGCACGCAGGGCGATGAGATTCCGGTCTTCGAGCGGATGTTCCTCGGTGGCGGACGCACGCTCCGCGGCTTCGAGTTCCGCGATGTCGGACCTCGCGACAAAGGTTATACGGACGAGGTTTACGGCGGAAATTCGCTGGGTTACGTCTCGGTGGAATACACTATCCCTATCATCGAGACCGTGCGTGCCGCGGTCTTCTCGGATACCGGTTTCGTCAACAGCGACAGCTGGGACATCGGTGTGAACGAGATCTACAGCGACGTCGGCATCGGCATCCGCCTGCACCTGCCGATCAGCCCGCTTCCGCTCGCGCTGGACTATGCGATCCCGGTCGCCACTCCGGATGACGAAGCTGACAAGGGAGGCCAGTTCAACTTCTCGTTGCAGACTACCTTCTGA
- a CDS encoding FAD-dependent oxidoreductase gives MIQSIDIVLPLEKSEDDAARRQAAAAKLGIPVHNIGGVRLRKHSIDARQRAVKVQLRLDVSLDGPLPPDITPQWSAPALASGAEKVIIVGCGPAGLFAALRCLENGRKPVLLERGKDASARRFDLAPILREGRVIEESNYCFGEGGAGTFSDGKLYTRATKRGPVAKVYEVLVAHGAPDEILTDAHPHIGSNLLPNVVKAIRNSIIAAGGEVRFQTKVTDFLISNGRLRGVVTAAGDEIQADSVILATGHSARDIYRLLAEKKILQEAKPFAVGFRIEHPQPFIDQTQYHLDPGQERPRLLPAARYRLATKIRGRGVHSFCMCPGGWIVPASTENDEVVVNGMSLSRRDSPFANSGMVATVEPEDVQPLVKEHGILAGLAFQKALERTAKKAGGGGQVAPGQRVTDFLTGRISNSLPDTSYFPGMTSAPLHDLLPQWITSRMREGFKLFGRQMHGYISENALLLGFETRTSSPVRIPRRDDTLEHPEISGLFPCGEGAGYAGGIVSAAMDGLRVADAACGVAR, from the coding sequence CTGATCCAATCCATCGACATTGTCCTTCCCTTGGAAAAATCCGAGGATGACGCGGCCCGCCGCCAGGCAGCGGCCGCGAAACTCGGCATTCCCGTCCATAATATCGGCGGCGTCAGGCTGCGCAAGCACTCGATCGACGCACGACAGCGTGCCGTCAAGGTGCAGCTTCGTCTGGATGTCTCGCTCGACGGTCCCCTGCCTCCCGACATCACACCCCAATGGTCCGCGCCCGCCCTTGCCTCCGGTGCGGAAAAAGTCATCATCGTCGGCTGCGGACCGGCGGGATTGTTCGCCGCGCTGCGTTGTCTTGAAAACGGCAGAAAGCCGGTCCTCCTGGAGCGTGGCAAGGACGCCAGCGCCCGCCGTTTCGATCTCGCCCCCATCCTTCGCGAGGGGCGCGTCATCGAGGAGTCCAACTATTGCTTCGGCGAGGGCGGAGCGGGAACATTTTCCGATGGCAAGCTCTACACCCGCGCCACCAAACGCGGTCCCGTCGCGAAGGTTTATGAAGTTCTCGTCGCACACGGGGCGCCGGATGAGATCCTGACGGACGCCCATCCGCACATTGGTTCGAACCTCCTGCCGAACGTGGTCAAGGCCATCCGGAACTCCATCATCGCCGCAGGTGGCGAGGTTCGTTTCCAAACCAAGGTCACCGATTTCCTCATCTCGAACGGCAGACTGCGCGGAGTCGTCACCGCTGCCGGGGACGAGATCCAGGCCGACTCCGTCATCCTCGCCACAGGACACTCCGCGAGAGACATCTACCGGCTTCTGGCGGAGAAGAAAATCCTGCAGGAGGCGAAACCCTTCGCGGTCGGCTTCCGCATCGAACATCCCCAACCGTTCATCGACCAGACCCAATACCACCTGGATCCGGGACAGGAACGTCCCCGGCTGCTGCCAGCGGCCCGTTACCGGCTTGCCACGAAAATCCGTGGCCGTGGCGTGCATTCCTTCTGCATGTGCCCCGGCGGCTGGATCGTCCCCGCATCCACGGAAAACGATGAGGTCGTGGTGAACGGCATGAGCCTCTCCCGCCGTGACTCGCCCTTCGCGAACTCCGGCATGGTCGCCACCGTCGAACCCGAGGACGTCCAGCCATTGGTGAAGGAACACGGCATCCTCGCAGGCCTGGCTTTCCAGAAAGCCCTCGAACGCACCGCGAAAAAAGCCGGTGGTGGAGGCCAGGTCGCCCCCGGTCAACGTGTCACCGATTTCCTGACCGGTCGGATTTCCAACAGCCTGCCGGACACCAGCTACTTCCCCGGCATGACCTCCGCCCCGTTGCACGACCTGCTGCCGCAGTGGATCACCAGCCGCATGCGCGAGGGTTTCAAGCTCTTCGGCCGGCAGATGCACGGCTACATTTCGGAAAACGCGCTGCTGCTCGGTTTCGAGACACGGACCAGTTCTCCTGTCAGGATTCCCCGTCGCGACGACACTCTGGAGCATCCTGAAATCTCCGGTCTCTTCCCTTGTGGCGAGGGCGCCGGCTATGCGGGAGGCATCGTGAGCGCCGCCATGGACGGGCTTCGCGTGGCGGACGCCGCGTGTGGTGTGGCCCGCTGA
- a CDS encoding acyl-CoA thioesterase, whose amino-acid sequence METHRLVLPGDLNQYGFLFGGRLLAWIDEASWIAASLDYPHCQFVTVAMDKVEFHHSVRDGTILKISCTREREGTTSTTYAVNVTDQKAGPGILFSTRVTFVSVDDAGRKRGIR is encoded by the coding sequence ATGGAAACCCACCGTCTCGTTCTTCCCGGAGATCTGAACCAATATGGATTCCTCTTCGGAGGACGGTTGCTGGCATGGATCGACGAGGCGTCATGGATCGCCGCCAGCCTCGACTATCCACATTGCCAGTTCGTCACGGTGGCGATGGACAAGGTGGAATTCCACCACAGTGTGCGCGACGGCACCATTCTTAAAATCTCCTGCACACGGGAACGCGAGGGCACCACCAGCACCACCTATGCCGTGAATGTCACGGATCAAAAAGCCGGGCCCGGCATCCTGTTCTCCACCCGCGTCACCTTCGTCAGCGTCGATGACGCCGGCCGCAAGCGCGGCATCCGCTGA
- a CDS encoding DoxX family protein has translation MKKFLFDCGTRDVTASIGILSLRLLAGAMMLIGHGIPKIQNFAALKATFPVPHFLDKVLSSPASLVLCICAEAGATALVILGLATRPAAFLVGLCMVFASFGYLDAAPWFQTSPTLVETKELSIMYLIPMIAIILSGAGGYSFDALLHKEDKRRRW, from the coding sequence ATGAAAAAATTCCTCTTCGACTGCGGCACCCGTGACGTCACCGCCTCCATAGGGATTCTCTCACTGCGCCTGCTTGCCGGAGCAATGATGCTCATCGGCCACGGTATTCCGAAAATCCAGAACTTCGCCGCGCTGAAAGCGACATTCCCGGTGCCCCACTTTTTGGACAAGGTGCTATCCTCTCCGGCCAGCCTGGTGCTCTGCATCTGTGCGGAAGCCGGTGCCACCGCGTTGGTGATTCTTGGACTGGCCACCCGCCCCGCCGCCTTTCTGGTCGGGCTTTGCATGGTCTTCGCCAGCTTCGGATATCTCGACGCGGCACCTTGGTTCCAGACGTCCCCCACCCTTGTCGAGACCAAGGAACTCTCCATCATGTATCTCATCCCCATGATCGCGATCATCCTCTCCGGGGCCGGCGGTTATTCGTTCGACGCCCTCCTTCACAAGGAAGACAAACGCCGCCGCTGGTGA
- a CDS encoding protein jag, whose amino-acid sequence MTTVESATKILDTMLGHLGFTATIELQDTHDGPCLQIHSGESAAIIGNDGDRLDDLQYLVNRIVRRHFPKAERIKVDCGHFRSIQEDHLKDEVKNIAARVKTTGKSFQMRPLNAYYRRLVYNILLEDPQIVSHSPQGDDRLKRITISAKSSSST is encoded by the coding sequence ATGACCACGGTAGAATCCGCGACGAAGATTCTCGATACCATGCTGGGACACTTGGGGTTCACGGCGACGATCGAACTACAAGACACCCACGACGGCCCCTGCCTGCAGATCCACTCCGGCGAGAGTGCCGCGATCATCGGCAACGACGGGGACCGCCTTGACGATCTTCAATACCTGGTCAACCGGATCGTCCGCCGCCACTTTCCCAAGGCGGAGCGAATCAAGGTGGATTGCGGGCATTTCCGCTCGATCCAGGAGGATCATTTGAAGGACGAGGTGAAAAACATCGCGGCAAGGGTGAAAACCACCGGAAAATCCTTCCAAATGCGTCCGCTCAACGCTTACTACCGTCGCCTCGTCTATAACATCCTCCTCGAGGATCCGCAGATTGTCTCCCATTCGCCCCAGGGGGATGACCGGCTCAAGCGCATCACCATCTCCGCGAAATCCTCATCTTCCACATGA
- a CDS encoding GAF domain-containing protein has protein sequence MSEQVDWSSELSSILEDFGCQTGTIHRTAADGETLVLVAQIGVPDGLIERISTIPFGKGIAGAAAERGEPVELCNLQQDLGGIAKPDARQTGVSGSIAVPVFSSGSQRVIGTLGIGKYTPYEFTDAEKASLADIAVRLAHVI, from the coding sequence ATGTCAGAACAGGTTGATTGGTCGTCCGAGCTAAGCTCCATTCTTGAAGATTTCGGCTGCCAGACGGGCACGATCCATCGCACCGCGGCAGATGGCGAGACCCTCGTTCTTGTCGCGCAGATCGGCGTTCCCGACGGCTTGATCGAAAGGATTTCCACCATCCCGTTTGGAAAAGGAATCGCCGGAGCCGCGGCGGAGCGCGGAGAGCCCGTCGAGCTCTGCAACCTCCAGCAGGATCTCGGCGGCATCGCCAAGCCCGACGCCCGCCAGACCGGCGTCTCCGGATCCATCGCCGTGCCTGTTTTCTCCAGCGGTTCCCAGCGGGTCATCGGTACCCTTGGTATCGGAAAATACACGCCCTACGAGTTCACCGATGCGGAAAAAGCATCGCTGGCGGATATCGCGGTACGATTGGCTCACGTAATTTGA
- a CDS encoding aldose epimerase family protein has product MEIKEDTYGTTPDGKKVKIYTLTNKNGIVAQVTEYGAILSSVKTPDKAGKSGELTHGYDTLEGWLTNTSYFGATVGRFGNRIKDGKFSLDGKDYKLATNNDPGGIPCALHGGLKGFDKVVWTGKVIEGKGVEFSYLSKDGEEGYPGNLTVNVTYTLNDNDELKWVAKATTDAPTVLNIVQHTYWNLSGDHTTSINDHVLMLNADGYLPTDAGLIPTGKIDPVAGTPMDFTTPTAIGKRVDEKFEALKLGGGYDHAWVLKKGEGVRLAARVKDPKSGRVLEISTDKPAIQFYGGNFLDGKAKGKDGIAYAYRTAFALETEGFPDAPNKPSFPSAVLRPGENYSHTMVFKFSAE; this is encoded by the coding sequence ATGGAAATCAAAGAGGATACCTACGGGACCACGCCGGACGGCAAAAAGGTGAAAATCTACACCCTCACCAATAAAAACGGCATCGTCGCCCAAGTCACCGAATACGGAGCCATCCTCTCTTCGGTGAAAACTCCTGACAAGGCTGGGAAATCCGGTGAACTCACCCACGGCTACGACACGCTCGAAGGCTGGCTGACGAACACTTCCTATTTCGGCGCCACGGTCGGCCGGTTCGGCAACCGCATCAAGGACGGCAAGTTCTCCCTTGATGGCAAGGATTACAAACTCGCCACGAACAACGATCCCGGCGGTATTCCATGCGCGCTGCACGGCGGACTCAAGGGCTTCGACAAGGTGGTCTGGACCGGCAAGGTGATCGAAGGCAAGGGCGTCGAATTTTCCTATCTCTCCAAGGATGGTGAGGAAGGCTATCCCGGCAATCTCACCGTCAACGTGACCTACACGCTCAACGACAACGACGAGCTCAAGTGGGTTGCCAAGGCCACCACCGACGCGCCGACCGTTCTCAACATCGTCCAGCACACCTACTGGAACCTTTCCGGCGATCACACCACGAGCATCAACGACCACGTCCTCATGCTCAATGCCGACGGCTACCTGCCGACCGACGCGGGCCTGATCCCGACCGGCAAGATCGATCCCGTGGCGGGAACTCCGATGGATTTCACCACGCCAACCGCCATCGGCAAGCGCGTGGATGAGAAATTCGAAGCCCTCAAGCTCGGTGGCGGCTACGACCACGCATGGGTCCTGAAAAAAGGAGAAGGCGTCCGTCTCGCCGCCCGCGTGAAGGATCCGAAGTCCGGACGCGTGTTGGAAATCTCCACCGACAAGCCTGCCATCCAGTTCTACGGTGGCAATTTCCTCGACGGAAAAGCCAAGGGCAAGGACGGCATCGCATACGCCTACCGCACGGCTTTCGCACTTGAGACCGAAGGATTCCCGGACGCGCCGAACAAGCCATCCTTCCCTTCGGCGGTCCTCCGCCCGGGTGAGAACTATTCCCACACGATGGTCTTCAAGTTCTCCGCTGAGTAA
- a CDS encoding sodium:solute symporter family protein, translating to MPDPSIFSFLASAAGAVSTEGLKAPPLNFIDWSILLIYLAFVIGIGFALKKYTKSAEDFFLSGRSIPGWVTGLAFISANLGAQELIGMAASGAEYGIMTSHFYWVGAIPAMVFIGIFMMPMYYGSKAKSVPEYLKMRYNEPTRVFNSVSFAFMTVASSGISMHALADLLHALLGWNYYASLVITSAIVLAYVLKGGLSSAIYTEVLQFFMIVFGIAPLAYIALKDVGGWSGLVAKLQSSPQGQGALHSWAETAGTANPMGVPWYGILLGLGFVLSFGYWCTNFAEVQRALAANSMGAARRTPIIGAIPKMLFPAIVILPGMIAYGLTSDTVAGGYSIPIKPDGALNYNQVLPSMIFHYFPNGLLGLAITALMASFMSGMAANVTAFNTVWTYDLYKTINPNKTDRDLLAMGKYATVFGIVAAMGFALFASKYNNIMSVLQLVFGFVNAPLFATFLLGMFTRRSNGTGSFWGLVVGTSTAVLFHGFSFATGNALGSKGGWLTFLGLPADSLVQFPKEMSQTFWVAIVAFLSTFVVNLALSMVTKRTKTDEELQGLVYSLTPKFKDENDSWIMRPAVLGTIVFVVSLILNIIFW from the coding sequence ATGCCTGACCCGTCAATTTTCTCATTCCTAGCATCAGCCGCCGGAGCTGTCTCCACGGAAGGCCTCAAGGCCCCGCCGCTCAACTTCATCGACTGGTCGATCCTCCTGATCTATTTGGCCTTCGTCATCGGCATTGGTTTCGCGCTCAAGAAGTATACCAAGAGCGCTGAGGATTTCTTTCTCTCGGGCCGTTCGATCCCGGGTTGGGTGACAGGTCTCGCATTCATTTCCGCGAACCTTGGCGCGCAGGAGCTGATCGGCATGGCCGCCTCCGGTGCGGAATACGGCATCATGACATCCCATTTCTACTGGGTGGGCGCGATCCCGGCCATGGTCTTCATCGGCATCTTCATGATGCCGATGTATTACGGCTCCAAGGCGAAGTCGGTGCCTGAATACCTCAAGATGCGTTACAACGAGCCGACCCGGGTTTTCAACTCGGTGTCCTTCGCGTTCATGACCGTGGCTTCCTCGGGTATCTCCATGCACGCCCTGGCGGATCTACTCCACGCGTTGCTGGGCTGGAACTACTATGCCTCGCTCGTCATCACTTCCGCCATCGTCCTGGCCTACGTGCTCAAGGGTGGTCTCAGCTCCGCGATCTACACGGAAGTGCTCCAGTTTTTCATGATCGTCTTCGGTATCGCCCCTCTCGCCTACATCGCCCTCAAGGACGTCGGTGGTTGGAGCGGCCTCGTCGCCAAGCTTCAATCTTCGCCACAAGGTCAGGGAGCTCTTCATTCTTGGGCGGAAACCGCCGGAACGGCGAACCCGATGGGTGTGCCTTGGTATGGCATCCTGCTGGGTCTTGGTTTCGTGCTTTCCTTCGGCTACTGGTGCACGAACTTCGCGGAAGTCCAGCGCGCCCTTGCTGCGAACTCGATGGGGGCCGCCCGTCGGACGCCGATCATCGGTGCCATCCCTAAAATGCTTTTCCCCGCGATCGTCATTCTTCCCGGCATGATCGCCTACGGTCTTACCAGCGACACCGTCGCCGGTGGCTACTCCATTCCGATCAAGCCCGACGGCGCGCTGAACTACAACCAGGTGCTGCCTTCGATGATCTTCCATTACTTCCCGAACGGCTTGCTGGGTCTCGCGATCACCGCGTTGATGGCTTCCTTCATGTCCGGCATGGCGGCGAACGTCACCGCGTTCAACACCGTCTGGACCTATGACCTCTACAAGACCATCAATCCGAACAAGACGGACCGCGATCTTCTCGCCATGGGCAAATACGCCACGGTCTTCGGCATCGTGGCAGCGATGGGCTTCGCGTTGTTCGCCTCCAAATATAACAACATCATGTCCGTTCTCCAACTGGTGTTCGGTTTCGTGAACGCTCCGTTGTTCGCCACGTTCCTTCTTGGCATGTTCACCCGCCGTTCCAACGGAACAGGATCTTTCTGGGGTCTTGTGGTGGGCACCTCCACCGCGGTTCTCTTCCACGGCTTCAGCTTCGCCACCGGAAACGCTCTTGGCTCCAAGGGGGGCTGGCTTACCTTCCTCGGATTGCCTGCCGACTCGCTCGTGCAGTTCCCCAAGGAAATGTCCCAGACCTTCTGGGTGGCCATCGTGGCTTTCCTCTCCACCTTCGTCGTCAACCTCGCGCTTTCGATGGTCACAAAGCGCACCAAGACCGACGAGGAACTCCAAGGCCTTGTTTACTCGCTCACGCCCAAGTTCAAGGATGAGAATGATTCCTGGATCATGCGTCCTGCGGTGCTCGGAACGATCGTTTTCGTGGTTTCTCTCATCCTGAACATCATCTTCTGGTAA
- a CDS encoding MBL fold metallo-hydrolase, producing the protein MKITCYTGGFVQTNGYLIETPDGNLLIDAPEGITEWISARGVRVDGVLLTHQHYDHVTDAAALKTLGLKLHAFAGYSQDLTLESAARGWGLPISVVPYEIDEIFDMEKVLEIAGLEIELAHVPGHSTDSVTLYLKDHGVLFSGDTLFAGSVGRTDLPGGSTRQLMTGIAKHLMTLPPETRVWPGHGPGTTIAREKVENPYLE; encoded by the coding sequence ATGAAAATCACCTGCTACACCGGCGGCTTCGTCCAGACCAACGGCTACCTCATCGAAACACCGGATGGCAATCTCCTGATCGACGCGCCGGAAGGCATCACGGAATGGATCAGCGCGCGAGGTGTGCGGGTGGATGGCGTGTTGCTGACCCACCAGCACTACGATCACGTCACGGATGCTGCCGCACTCAAAACTCTCGGACTGAAGCTGCATGCCTTCGCCGGATATTCCCAGGATCTCACTCTGGAATCCGCCGCTCGGGGATGGGGACTGCCGATCTCGGTGGTGCCTTACGAGATCGATGAAATTTTCGATATGGAGAAGGTGTTGGAGATCGCCGGGCTGGAAATCGAACTCGCCCACGTACCGGGTCATTCGACGGACAGCGTGACCTTGTATCTGAAGGACCACGGCGTGTTGTTCTCCGGCGACACGTTGTTCGCCGGTTCGGTCGGGCGGACGGATCTGCCGGGTGGCAGCACGCGGCAGTTGATGACCGGCATTGCGAAGCACTTGATGACCCTGCCTCCCGAGACGCGGGTCTGGCCGGGACACGGGCCCGGAACAACCATCGCTCGCGAAAAAGTCGAAAATCCTTATTTGGAGTAG
- a CDS encoding nucleoside deaminase → MDSFMQAALDEARLGLAEGGIPIGSVLVHNGKIIGRGHNRRVQKGSTTLHGEMDALENAGRLGAEIYRESIIYTTLSPCPMCSGAILLYGIPKVVIGENITFMGDEEHLRSRGVELEIVNSPECVELMAGFIAARPDLWNEDIGEP, encoded by the coding sequence ATGGATTCATTCATGCAAGCGGCACTTGATGAGGCGCGGCTCGGACTCGCCGAGGGAGGCATCCCTATCGGCAGCGTCCTCGTCCACAACGGGAAAATCATCGGACGCGGACACAACCGCCGTGTCCAGAAAGGCAGCACCACCCTGCATGGCGAGATGGATGCGCTGGAAAACGCCGGCCGTCTGGGCGCGGAAATCTACCGGGAATCGATCATCTACACCACGCTCTCCCCTTGCCCGATGTGCAGCGGTGCCATCCTGCTCTATGGCATCCCCAAGGTCGTCATCGGCGAAAATATCACTTTCATGGGCGACGAGGAGCACCTGAGATCCCGGGGCGTGGAACTGGAGATCGTGAATTCTCCGGAGTGCGTCGAGCTGATGGCCGGATTCATCGCCGCGCGTCCGGACCTCTGGAATGAAGACATCGGCGAACCTTGA
- a CDS encoding LOG family protein encodes MPKVRLAGTVRGEKDPNREVRARLLYSLFSKGWDIYNSNGDQRISLSNIERKIIESDAFVFTPGATLEDLFKAVSIFVGYQTLDVNLAGKATVLLNSDGSWSRLFSLLKHLNSLGTVKQNHEDYLLLAGSPEEVLEILENTRRNGVPVVGREKIGTNTVTSFETPLPENHEGNVCVFCSASIEDPAYLNDGYEFGKQLAESNMGCVSGAGSSGIMGEVVRGSVDAGGWTGGSNVPHIIELEGLPIGLSSFWLKPDIYTRMEVMIENSDAFVIFPGGSGTVQEMLALMIFKQQGNPTMAGKPVIIFNRKDATGKSFWTPLIEMLGTLCDGEFVVVEELADIIPTVRKLVAPKVALA; translated from the coding sequence ATGCCAAAAGTCCGACTCGCAGGAACCGTCCGCGGAGAAAAGGATCCCAATCGGGAAGTCCGCGCCCGTTTGCTCTACAGCCTCTTCAGCAAAGGCTGGGATATTTACAACTCGAACGGCGACCAGCGGATCTCCCTGTCAAACATCGAGCGGAAGATCATCGAGTCGGACGCCTTCGTCTTCACCCCCGGGGCCACGCTGGAGGATTTGTTCAAGGCGGTGTCCATCTTCGTCGGGTATCAAACGCTGGACGTCAACCTCGCGGGCAAAGCCACCGTGCTGCTCAATTCCGACGGCTCCTGGAGCCGCCTTTTTTCCCTCCTCAAGCATCTCAACTCCCTCGGGACGGTGAAGCAAAACCACGAGGACTATCTGCTGCTGGCCGGGTCGCCTGAAGAAGTTCTCGAGATTCTGGAGAACACCCGCCGCAATGGTGTGCCGGTCGTCGGCCGTGAGAAAATCGGCACCAACACCGTCACCTCCTTCGAGACACCGTTGCCGGAAAACCACGAGGGCAACGTGTGTGTTTTCTGTTCCGCTTCGATCGAGGACCCGGCGTATCTGAATGATGGTTACGAGTTCGGAAAACAGCTCGCGGAAAGCAACATGGGCTGCGTTTCAGGTGCGGGCAGCTCCGGCATCATGGGCGAGGTGGTGCGAGGTTCGGTGGATGCGGGCGGCTGGACGGGCGGTTCGAATGTCCCGCACATCATCGAGCTCGAGGGCCTGCCCATCGGACTTTCCAGTTTCTGGCTGAAGCCGGACATCTACACCCGGATGGAAGTCATGATCGAGAATTCGGACGCGTTCGTCATTTTCCCCGGAGGTTCCGGGACCGTTCAGGAAATGCTGGCGCTGATGATTTTCAAGCAACAGGGAAACCCCACCATGGCAGGGAAGCCCGTCATTATTTTCAACCGCAAGGACGCCACCGGGAAATCCTTCTGGACACCGCTCATCGAAATGCTCGGCACCTTGTGCGACGGCGAGTTCGTCGTCGTGGAGGAACTGGCGGACATCATCCCGACGGTAAGAAAGCTGGTGGCACCCAAGGTGGCCCTGGCGTGA